TGAAACGCGCATTAACATGGTTACTGTGCTCCTGTTATTCCTCGCGGGAAAGGGGTAGACTTGTAATGGTTAACTAGCCTCGACATGGGCTGGAGGCAGAGGATGGTATTAATCAGTCGCTTACCGCTGGTGCTTCGAGGTTTTCTTCATTTTTTTTCTTGTTAAGGTTGGCCAGCAGGTTCAGAAGGAGCATCAAGGTTTGGGGGTTCAAATTCTGAGTATTAGTGGTTTCTCCCGAACTTAATTTTAAGGAACTGAGCAGACCGGCTAAGAGGTCTCGGGTTTCCGCGGCCGAATTCTCCACCATAGGGGCGGGTTGCACCTGGGAATGAGTCGAAATGTAGTTGATTATCCCTAGAAGGTTGACGAGCGAGAGCAGGCCGACTAAACTGGGAATATCGAGGTGCCCGTTTTTGCCCGGGACAGTGACCTCGTACACGATAGTTGACAGCAGTTTGACAAGGTCTTGTTTGTCCATGGTTTTCACTCCTTTATGTGAAGCAGGTTAATGGCTTTGGCGGTTTCCTCTATCATCTTATCGCGGGCCATTTTAATAGCTCGGTTGATGGTTTCGACCACACTGGACTTGAGGATACCGGCCTTACTGGGAGAGAGAAGGCTCGTATCGATGAAAATATCTAGGACCTCCTGTTGGTAATTCATGGAAATAGAGACTAGGTTGTTCTGGGAGTTGACCGTGAATACTCCTTTTTTGAGGGATTTATCGATGTCAACCAAGCGCTGGCGAAGTTGTTCGGCGCTATTCAACATGCGGGAGAGGTCTTCGGTTTCCACTTTATCACCTCCGGTCTGGCATGGGAGTTCTATAAAATTATATTCAAGGCTGGTTTTTTTAGCTTAGGTAAAAAAAGGAGGCAAACACAAAATGGAGGAATTAAGACAAGTTGTCAAAAGGGAATTCTTGCGTACCCTGTTTTGGGCGGTGATATCATTGGCCTTGGCGGTTACTATTGGTCACTTGGTGTTATAATTTAAGAAAAAGGATTTTTGGCTCGAGAAGTTGGGTGTTTGGTCAGGGTTTCCACGGGCCAGTGTTTACCGCGGAAATGAAAGGAGGAAGTTGTTATGTCAGCGGTGCAACAATTCGGGGTGAATGACTTTGATGCTGAGGTATTAAAATCCGATATTCCAGTCCTGGTAGACTTTTGGGCGGCATGGTGCGGTCCTTGTAGGATGGTGGGACCGGTGGTGGAAGAGATTGCCCAGGACTTCGCTGGCCGTTTAAAAGTGGGCAAGGTAAATGTAGACGAGAACCGGACACTGGCTGCAAAATACGGGATCATGAGTATACCAACCCTGATTATTTTCAAAAATGGGCAGGAAGAAGAACGGTTGATCGGCTACCAGAGCAAAGGCGAGCTGGCAGCTGCTATCGAGAAGGTTTTAGGGTAGGACGATCCACAGATGAACACGGATTAGCACAGATTCACACTGATATTTCAAATAATTCAGACGCAGACTGACGCAGATTTTGACTCCTGTATTCTAGTAATACTAATGGTTTTGCTGCGGAATCCTTTTCAACGCCTTGATAAACGTATGATTATAAAATAAACATTGGTTTCAACCCCAAATAATCGCCTAGTGCAGCGTGTATGAATAACAACGCGTGTATAAATATAATATGCTTAGGTAAAATCAGTAAATAACAATAATAGACTATAGTGTGTGGCAAATCTGCGTTAATCAGCGTCTAAAATATCAGTGTCAATCAGTGCCGTATCTGTGTGTATCTGTGGCTAGCTTTTAACTTGTTTTTCGCGGCCGTTGCCGGAAGGGTGGTAAAATCGTTTACCTTCGAGTTCCGGCGGGAGGTATTGTTGGTCAACGTAGCCCCCGAAGTCGTGGGGGTATTTGTAACCGACTCCCCGACCCAGGATTGCGGCCTTGGGATGAGAAGCGTCGGCGATATGAAGGGGAACCTTAATCAAAGGAAGATCCCGGACTGCTTCTAGGGCTTCGTCGATGCCTACCTTACTGGAATTGCTCTTGGGGGCCAGGGCCAGATACAGCGAGGCCTCGGCCAAGGGGATGCGGGCTTCTGGGAGCCCCACCAGTTCTACGGCTTGCGCGGCAGCGGTAGCGATCAGCAAAGCTTGAGGATCTGCTAGCCCGATGTCTTCGGCCGCGTGTATCACCAGCCTGCGGGCTATAAACCTGGGGTCTTCGCCTCCCTCGAG
The sequence above is drawn from the Syntrophothermus lipocalidus DSM 12680 genome and encodes:
- the trxA gene encoding thioredoxin codes for the protein MSAVQQFGVNDFDAEVLKSDIPVLVDFWAAWCGPCRMVGPVVEEIAQDFAGRLKVGKVNVDENRTLAAKYGIMSIPTLIIFKNGQEEERLIGYQSKGELAAAIEKVLG
- a CDS encoding YbaB/EbfC family nucleoid-associated protein, which produces METEDLSRMLNSAEQLRQRLVDIDKSLKKGVFTVNSQNNLVSISMNYQQEVLDIFIDTSLLSPSKAGILKSSVVETINRAIKMARDKMIEETAKAINLLHIKE